One part of the Muntiacus reevesi chromosome 18, mMunRee1.1, whole genome shotgun sequence genome encodes these proteins:
- the TMEM199 gene encoding transmembrane protein 199 isoform X2, whose protein sequence is MASCLLAGERFVRALGPGGELEPEQLPGKLRAELEAALGKKHKGGNRPARLVSFRLIRDLHQYLRERGSKLYLHELLEGSEIYLPEVVKPPRNPELVARLEKIKIQLANEEYKRITRNVTCQDPRHSGTLSDLGKEVRSVKALVITIFNFIVTVAAAFVCTYLGSQYIFTEMTSVLEAAELEAGLHHVSLILSLPSEYWLP, encoded by the exons ATGGCGTCCTGCTTGTTAGCTGGCGAGCGATTTGTACGCGCTCTGGGTCCTGGTGGGGAGCTGGAGCCAGAGCAACTGCCCGGGAAGCTGCGGGCAGAACTTGAGGCCGCGCTAGGGAAGAAGCACAAGGGCGGCAATCGCCCGGCTCGCCTGGTTTCTTTCCGCCTAATCCGGGATCTGCATCAGTACTTGAGAGAAAGGG GTTCCAAACTATACCTTCATGAGCTCCTAGAAggcagtgaaatctatctcccagagGTGGTGAAGCCTCCTCGG AACCCAGAGCTAGTTGCTCGTCTGGAAAAGATTAAGATACAGCTGGCCAATGAGGAATATAAGCGGATCACCCGCAATGTCACCTGTCAG gatccAAGGCATAGCGGAACTCTCAGTGACCTGGGAAAGGAAG TGAGGTCAGTGAAGGCTCTGGTCATCACCATCTTCAACTTCATTGTCACGGTGGCGGCTGCCTTCGTCTGCACTTACCTTGGAAGCCAGTATATCTTCACAGAAATGACCTCG GTGCTAGAGGCTGCAGAGCTGGAAGCTGGTCTGCATCACGTAAGCCTGATTCTCTCCCTTCCCAGCGAGTACTGGCTGCCTTGA
- the TMEM199 gene encoding transmembrane protein 199 isoform X1: MASCLLAGERFVRALGPGGELEPEQLPGKLRAELEAALGKKHKGGNRPARLVSFRLIRDLHQYLRERGSKLYLHELLEGSEIYLPEVVKPPRNPELVARLEKIKIQLANEEYKRITRNVTCQDPRHSGTLSDLGKEVRSVKALVITIFNFIVTVAAAFVCTYLGSQYIFTEMTSRVLAALIVASVVGLAELYVMVRAMEGELGEL, encoded by the exons ATGGCGTCCTGCTTGTTAGCTGGCGAGCGATTTGTACGCGCTCTGGGTCCTGGTGGGGAGCTGGAGCCAGAGCAACTGCCCGGGAAGCTGCGGGCAGAACTTGAGGCCGCGCTAGGGAAGAAGCACAAGGGCGGCAATCGCCCGGCTCGCCTGGTTTCTTTCCGCCTAATCCGGGATCTGCATCAGTACTTGAGAGAAAGGG GTTCCAAACTATACCTTCATGAGCTCCTAGAAggcagtgaaatctatctcccagagGTGGTGAAGCCTCCTCGG AACCCAGAGCTAGTTGCTCGTCTGGAAAAGATTAAGATACAGCTGGCCAATGAGGAATATAAGCGGATCACCCGCAATGTCACCTGTCAG gatccAAGGCATAGCGGAACTCTCAGTGACCTGGGAAAGGAAG TGAGGTCAGTGAAGGCTCTGGTCATCACCATCTTCAACTTCATTGTCACGGTGGCGGCTGCCTTCGTCTGCACTTACCTTGGAAGCCAGTATATCTTCACAGAAATGACCTCG CGAGTACTGGCTGCCTTGATCGTGGCCTCTGTGGTGGGTCTGGCCGAGCTATACGTCATGGTGCGGGCGATGGAAGGCGAGTTGGGAGAACTGTAA